In Spiroplasma chinense, a single window of DNA contains:
- a CDS encoding acyl-CoA dehydrogenase family protein: MNEKYIKAKEFGFKNLEPYSKAVDIEGRFPIEGYKSMQNEGYFSLLVPKEYGGQGENLLAHAEICLGLSESCPSAALAYMMHNTATRAMALYGQEDIKKEILKKVVAKEVTLGLAYSERGTGAHFYIPDATSKDDGDHVILNGVKSMVTGAGFVDYFLTLVKAEEDDSLHVYAVPTNIDGVDFEEGVWDGVGLRGNESKPMIMKNARVSKDLELKNIGDEDKEIFLIGLASVSAGLAQRAADEVAAYVQKREYTHAKNLADIESVQVNLGSMYAKAFSARETILAAARLADLSPLGAFPELFSARIVSTEAALDNAVDGMRAFGGKGYVRHDLVMERIMRDSFAGQIMAPGTDVLKIWLGRMLVGLNYIDIFK, translated from the coding sequence ATGAATGAAAAATATATTAAAGCAAAAGAGTTCGGTTTCAAAAATTTAGAGCCTTATTCAAAAGCTGTTGATATCGAGGGAAGATTCCCTATTGAAGGTTATAAAAGTATGCAAAATGAAGGATACTTTTCATTGTTAGTACCAAAAGAGTATGGAGGACAAGGAGAAAACTTATTAGCACATGCAGAAATTTGCTTAGGTTTATCTGAAAGTTGTCCAAGTGCTGCTCTTGCATATATGATGCACAATACAGCAACAAGAGCTATGGCTCTTTATGGTCAAGAAGATATCAAAAAAGAAATATTGAAAAAAGTAGTTGCTAAAGAAGTTACTTTAGGACTTGCATATAGTGAAAGAGGAACAGGGGCTCACTTTTATATACCTGACGCAACATCAAAAGATGATGGAGATCACGTTATTTTAAATGGTGTTAAAAGTATGGTAACTGGAGCTGGGTTTGTAGATTACTTCTTAACTCTTGTAAAAGCAGAAGAAGATGACAGTTTACATGTTTATGCTGTTCCAACAAATATTGATGGAGTAGACTTTGAAGAGGGTGTTTGAGATGGAGTTGGTTTAAGAGGAAATGAATCTAAACCAATGATAATGAAAAATGCTCGAGTTTCAAAAGATTTAGAACTTAAAAATATTGGAGATGAAGATAAAGAGATTTTCTTAATTGGTTTAGCTTCAGTTTCTGCAGGTCTTGCACAAAGAGCTGCAGATGAAGTAGCTGCATATGTTCAAAAAAGAGAATATACACATGCAAAAAACTTAGCAGATATTGAATCTGTACAAGTAAATCTTGGAAGTATGTATGCAAAAGCATTTTCTGCAAGAGAAACAATTTTGGCAGCTGCAAGATTAGCAGATCTAAGTCCATTAGGTGCATTTCCAGAATTATTTTCAGCAAGAATTGTTTCAACTGAAGCTGCATTAGATAATGCAGTTGATGGTATGAGAGCTTTTGGTGGAAAAGGTTATGTTAGACACGATTTAGTTATGGAAAGAATCATGCGTGATTCATTTGCAGGACAAATAATGGCACCTGGAACTGATGTATTGAAAATTTGACTTGGAAGAATGTTGGTAGGTTTGAACTACATAGACATTTTTAAATAG
- a CDS encoding phosphate/phosphite/phosphonate ABC transporter substrate-binding protein, producing the protein MKKVKVGAVVYAPQVTVVWEIICKFFKENNILLEMEYFADYKTQVQYLLQNKIDIAWNSPLAHVLSKRGSNKVGFSCMRDTDQNRKSVVLSLKDSNIVEVKDLKGKKIGFGALDSPQARLIPIWTLKQSGLEHNQDYEEVLFNIGVGLHGDHVGGEEDALKSLVNKEIDASVTTEGNFENWITDGTFDKDKFNVVHRTGLYDHCIFTTREGFDQELKSEWEKVLYLMDYSNPEHKEMMDLEGLKKWVAGREEYFEQLENAIDYLGYSE; encoded by the coding sequence ATGAAAAAGGTAAAAGTAGGAGCGGTAGTTTATGCTCCCCAAGTCACAGTTGTTTGAGAAATAATTTGTAAGTTCTTTAAGGAAAATAATATTTTACTTGAAATGGAATACTTTGCAGATTACAAAACTCAAGTACAATATCTCTTGCAAAATAAAATTGATATAGCTTGAAACTCACCATTAGCACATGTTTTGTCAAAAAGAGGTTCTAATAAAGTAGGTTTTAGTTGTATGAGAGATACAGATCAAAATAGAAAATCTGTAGTATTAAGTTTAAAAGATTCTAATATAGTTGAAGTAAAAGATCTTAAAGGTAAAAAAATTGGTTTTGGAGCTTTAGATTCTCCACAAGCTAGATTAATTCCAATTTGAACTTTGAAACAAAGTGGATTAGAACATAATCAAGATTATGAAGAAGTGTTATTTAATATCGGAGTTGGATTACACGGAGACCACGTTGGTGGTGAAGAAGATGCATTAAAAAGTTTAGTAAACAAAGAAATTGATGCATCTGTTACAACAGAAGGTAATTTTGAAAATTGAATTACTGATGGAACTTTTGATAAAGATAAATTTAATGTTGTACATAGAACAGGACTTTATGACCATTGTATTTTTACAACAAGAGAAGGTTTTGACCAAGAATTGAAAAGTGAATGAGAAAAAGTTCTGTATTTAATGGATTATTCTAATCCAGAACATAAAGAAATGATGGATCTTGAAGGTCTGAAAAAATGAGTAGCGGGAAGAGAAGAATATTTTGAGCAATTAGAAAATGCAATAGATTATTTAGGGTATAGCGAATAA